The Natrinema caseinilyticum genomic sequence CGACGACGGCCGCGCATCCGTGTCACCCCGAACGGGTCTCGGTTCGGCGGATCGAGGTCCGGGTCGACCGGCCGACTAGTCGAGCAGTTCCGCGGCTTCTTCGGCGTCCATCACGCCCTGTGCCACCGCGTTCAGCACGCGGATGATTTCCTCGTCCGGGCCGGTCTCAGTCGCGTCGTCGCCGACCTCGTCGAGGGTGACTTTCTCGGATCGACCGGCGAATTCGGCGAAGTCGACTCCCTCGGCGAGCGCCGTCTCCTTCTTGACGCGGTAGTTACCGCCGTCGGTGACGTGGAGATCGGCGGGATGGAAGAAGTACCAGTCCTCGCGGTCGAAGCGGACGCCGATCCGGGGTTTCGCGCCGAAATTCTGCGCGAAGTAGATCAGCGCTTCGACCTCTTCGCCGGTGAGATAGATGGGGTCGCCGGAACTCGATTTCGCCTCGATCGCGTAGAACCGCTCGCCGTCGCCCGCGAGGACGTCCGGGAGTTCCCGTTCGGTCGCGGAACCGCTCGCGGGCGCACGCATCACAGCGAAACCGGCCTCGTCGAGCGCGTTGACGAGTTCGCGTTCGCGGCGGTCGCCCTTCGCCTGGGACATACCCGTTTCTCTCCTCCGGCCGATAATAAAAGAACGGACCCGAACCGCCGACGCCGTCCGTGCGGACGTCAGATCAGAACGGAAGTGACATTGCAGTGATGAGACCGACGGTATCGGCCAGGAGCGACGTCGACTGTTCTGCCGTCTCGAGGTCGTACTCGAGGGCGATATACACCAGGCCGAACTGGACGCCGTTGAAGACGGCGTGGGCGGCGATCGGGACCAGCAGGTTGTCCGTTTTCGCGTAGAGGAATCCGAAAATGGCGGCGCCGCCCATGACGACGGCGACCGGGACGGCGGTCGCGAGCAGCGACTCCGAGAGCGCGGCGTAAACCGGGAAGTGTATCAGGCCGAAGATGACGCTCGCGATGGCGACCGCCTCTAACCGTGAGAAGGCATCGTAGAGCCGTTTCTGGACGACGTTCCGGTAGAGAAACTCTTCGGCGGGCGCGTTGAAGACGAAGACGATGGCGATCATGACGAGGATCATCGTCTGGTCGTTCCCGATGTAGGTCGAGACCTGGTTCTCCGCGGACGGCAGCGAGAGGAACTGGACGACCAGACTGATCAGGATGTAAAACGCGATCCCGCCACCGATGCCGGCGAGAACGTAGCGCCACTCCCTTCTCGTCGGCCAGCGGAGATCGACGTACGACCAGCCCCGACCAGTGACGGCAAGATAGATGCCACCGGCGACGAAGAACCCGACGAATCCGAGGATCAACACGGCCGCGCGACTCGCGATCGACGTCTCCGTCGGTGCGGTCGCGAGGGCGGGATCGAGCAGGAACGCCGGCAGGGTCGTCACTTGCTGGGCAACGATGCCGAAGATTGCCAGTCCGACGGCGACGAGCGTCGAGTGGATCGGCCCATCGGTCCGGCGACGTGTAAACGCGGCCATAGAGACGATACGGACAGCGGGCCCTTGGGCGTTCCCGTCCGGTGCGCCCGGTTCGGCCCGCCGCGTTCGATCTCGGTGCCATCCCGTCCGCGGCCCCGGACAGTCTGTCTCGGTGCCGTTCAGTCCGCGGGCGTCGGCTGTTCGGTCTCGAACAATTGCGCCAACAGCCGCTGCTGTCCGACTCGCAGGTGGCGATTGACCGTCGGCTGAGTCACCTCGAGCATGTCGGCGATCTCCTCGCCGGTGCTCTCGCGTGGCCAGTCGAAAAACCCGGCGAAGTAGGCCGTCCGCAGCACCTCGAGTTGTCGATCGGTCAGCACGTCGAACAGCGACGTCACGAGTTCGCTTCGGGTCCCCATGGACCGTTCGACGTGGCGGCGGGCCTGCAACTCGACGGACGCGTACTGCTCTCGGAGCATCTCGACGAACTCGCGGACGTCGGTCCCCGTGGGGACGTCGACGGCGACCTCCAGTCGCTCGCCGTCGGCGTGCATCGAACGCGGACTGCCGCCGTGACGGACCAGCCGCGAAGCGATCGTATCGCCCGCGACGGTCGCCTCGAAGCGGCAGTCGCCGTCGGCATCGCTGATCAGTCTGTACTCCGTGACGGAAACGATATCGTCGAGGGCGGTGCGGACGTCCTCGGACGGGACGCCGCTGGTTTCGAAGAACAGCAGCGTCTCGTCGCCGGTGTGGGTTCCGAGGCCGTCGTACGTGACGCGAGCGCCGGTCTTCGACGCGATTCGGGAGAGCAAGTCGGCCGAGCCGTCGATTCGAAGCGTCAGTTCGAGCAGGGTCTCCGCGTGTAGCGCTTCGCGCGTTTTCACCTCCGTAATCGCGTTCGCAATCCCCTCCCCGAGTTCCGTCACGACGGTCTGCTCGAGGTCGGCGAACGCGTCCGGATCGTCGGCGTACACGGTGAGCACGCCGTAGGAGTACTCGGCGTGCGAGAGCGGGACGCTGATGACGGACTGGAACCCCCGATCAAGCGCGTCGCGCCGCCAGGGATCGTTCTGCAGGCCCTCGACGACGTTCGAAACGACCGTCGGCGTTTCCGTTCGTGCGGTCCGGACGGCCGGCTCGGACGACGCGTCGTACGACAGCGAGACGTCGCCCAGGTACTCCTGGCCGTCGCCGGCCCAGGTGCGAGGCTCGAGTTGCGTGCCGCTCGCGTCGAGCGAGCCGATCCAGGCGAACGCGATGTCGTCGGCCTCGACCAGCCGTTCGGGAACCGTGCGTTCGATCTCCTCCCGGTTGTCGGCACCGATGAGCAACTGGTCGATCCGCCTGATGAGCTCCGTGGTCGCGATCTGGCGGTTGAGACGGCGGTTTCGTTCCTCGAGTTCGACTTCCCGTTCGCGGAGGCTGGCCTCGCTTTCGAGGCGGTCGAGCGCGGCTTCCGTCGTCGCGACGAGCGTCTCGATCAGCCGCCTGGCCTCGGCGCCGATCGGTCCCCTCCCCGACGCGACCGTGAAGACGCCGTGATCGCCGATCGGGACGACGACGCCGCTTTCGACGTCGGAACCAAACACTCGCGAACGGTCGAACGACGCCGGTTCGTCGACCACCGTCCCCGCCCCCGTCACGTAGGTGTTCCAGAGGACCGAATCGGCGTCGCCGACGGCGACCGACGGCGCACCGTCACTGAGGGTCTCGAACCCGTCGGTGTACGCGACCGGATCCAGCCGGTTTACGTCCGAATCGAGCCGGTAGACGGCGACGCCCGACGCCTCGAGAATGTCGGTCGCGGTTTCGACGACCAGTTCCGCGACCTCTCGTTCGGAGTCGGAGCCGAGCAGATCCCGCGCGACGCGGTGGAGCGTCTCGAGTGCCAGTTCGCGTTCCTTGTGCGCGGTGATATCCTGAACCGTCCCGCGTATTCCGACGACTTCGTCGGTACCTGAGGACGTCCGGCTACACGGGAGGCGCCGGCCCTCGTCGTCCAGTACGAGGGGCTCACCGATGGATCTCACCCACCGCTCGTCACCCCGTGTCGTCCGCAAACGGTGTTCAATCTCGTAGCTCTCGCCGTCCTCCAGGGCCGATTCGACGACCTCGTGGACGGCCGGTTGGTCGTCGGGGTGGGTAAGCGAGAACGCCCGATCGAAATCGACGTCCTCGTCCGGCCCAAATTCGAACAGCCGACGCAACCCGTCCGTCAACGTCACGGTTCGCGAGTCGCCGCTTTCGTCGAGTTCCCAGCCGCCCATGCCGGCGAGGCGTTCTGCCTGCCTGAGCAATTCGGTCGTCCGCTCGAGATCGCGTTCGTGTTCCTTGCGCTGGCTGATGTCGTTGTTGATCCCCACCATCCGCCTGCCTCCGTCGGCGTCGACGACCCGACCGCGGGCCCCGACCCAGACCCAGTGCCCGTCTTCGTGTCGCAACCGGAACTCCGTCTGGAACAGTTCGTCGTTCTCGATGTTCCGGGTGACCGTTTCCACCACGCGGGAGACGTCGTCCGGATGGACCCGGCTTTTGAAAGCCTCCCACGTTCCGCCGAACGACCCGGGGTCGAGCCCCAGCAGCCCCTCGTACGTCTCGTTCCAGGTGACCGCGTCGGTCTCTAGATCCCACTCCCAGACGCCGGTGTTCGTCCCTTCCAGTGCCAGTTCGAGACGGCGTTTCGTCTCGCGGAGGTCGCGCTCGCGTTCTTTCCGCTCCGTGATGTCGCGGCTGATCGCGATGAAGCGGTTTTCGTTCTCGAGTTCGATACAGATCAGGTGGATTTCGACTGGAAACGTCGACCCGTCGCGACGCTGATACGTACCCTCGAATTTCCGCCGGTCGCCGACCGACAGGTCCTCGAGCATGGCCAGCACCTCATCGGCGTCGAACAGGGTGTCGTATTCCCAGATGCTCGTCCCGACCAGTTCGTCCGCAGCGTATCCCAGTTCGTCCGCCAGTCGGCGGTTCGCGTCGACGATCGTTCCCTCGGTATCGAGGACGTCGATCATATCGGGGGAGTTTTCGAACAGCGCCTCGAGCCGTGCGCTCGTCGTTTTCAGTCGGCGTTCGCGCTCCTTGCGCTCGGTAACGTTGCGAGCGACGCCCGCAGTCCCGGTGAATTCGCCGTTTGCCGACGGCAACACCGCCATGTGATTTTCCACGTCGATCACCGTGCCATCCTCGGTCTCGATCACCATCTCGAACGTCTCCGAGGGGACGTCGGCGCGGAGTAACTCTCGAATCCGGTCCTGGGCGGTCTCGATGTCGTCCTGGACCATGACCTTGGAGACGTGTTCGCCGATCAGTTCCTCGGGTTCGTAGCCCACGACTGACGTGACCGCGTCGTTCAGGAAGGTGAAGCAGCCGTCAGCGTCTATCGTGTACACGAGTTCGTCGAGCGTCTGAATGATCGTCTCGGCGCGCTCGAGTTCGCGTTCGCGCTCCTTGCGCTCCGTGATGTCCTGAAACGCCCCGCACAGTCTGACGGTCTCTCCGTCGTCGGACGGTTCGTGACCTCCCTCGCCGCCCTCACAGAGCGGTTCGCCGATGGTCCGAATCCATCGCAGATCGCCGTCGGTCGTGACGATGCGCAGTTCCAGATCGAACGGCTCACCGTCCTCGAGCCCGCGTTCGACTGCCTCGCGGACCGTCGGACGGTCGTCCGGATGGTAGAACTCGATCGCCCGTTCGACGTCGATCTCTTCGTCGGGCGAGACGCCGTGGATCCGCCGGACCTCGTCGGACCACCGGAGGTCGGACGGCTCCTCGGACACGTCGAGTTCCCAGGCGCCGACCTTCGCCAACCGCTGGGCTTGCTCGAACATGGTCTTCGTCCGCGCGAGGTGCGTCTCGCGCTCGCGGAGGCGGCGTTGTTTCTCCTTGCGTTCCGTGATGTCCCGACCGATCCCGACTTCGACCGGATTCTCGTCCGGATCCTCGAGGACCGACGCGATGAACTCGTAGGGAATCCGGTCGCCCGATTTCGTTCGCAACTTCGCTTCGACGCGGGTATCGCCGGTCTCGAAGGCATCCTCGAACGAATCACGGATCGCCGGTCTGGTTTCCTCGTCGAAGAACTCGAGTGCGCGCATCGACTCGATCTCCGCGTCCGTATACCCCGACACATCGACCAGCGTCTCGTTCCAGCGCTGGAAGTACCCGTCGTCGTCGATGATGTAGAACACGTCGTCCACCGCATCCAGTACGTCGTTCGTAAACGCCTCGTAGCGCTCGAGGCGCCGCTCTTTCGCCTGCTGTTCGCTGACGTCCCGGCCGACGCCGGCGATGACCCGATCTCCGGCCGGCGTCTCGAGAGACGACCCGAAGAACTGGTAGGGAATCCGCTCGCCGTCGCTGGTGACGAGCGGGACGTCGATGTGCGCGTCTCCGGTCTCGAAAACCTCGGTGATCGCGTCCATCACCCGTTCGTGCTCCGGCTCGTCGAAGAAATCCAGGGCGTGCATCGACTCGACTTCGTCGTCGGTGTACCCGGTCGCCTCACACAGGCTCTCGTTCCAGCGACACACCTCGCCGGTTTCGTCGAGCAGGTACACGACGTCGTCGACGGCGTCTAACATATCGTCGGTGAACGCGTGGGCGCGCTCGAGTCGGCGCTCCCGTTCGCGTATTCGCTCGACGTGAGCGTGCCGTTCGCAGGTCTGGCTTATGCAGCGGCTCATCAGGTCGACGAACGCCGTTTCGTCCGGCGTGAACGGCTCGTCTCGCGGTCGGTGGCTCACGAAACAGAGCGTCCCGTAGGGATCGCCTTCGACGAGGATCTTCCCGCCGACGTAACTGCGGACGTCGAACTCGACGTCGGAAAACTGGTCGTCAGTGCCCGGGTCCCCGACGTCGGAGACCGCCAGTACGTCGTCCGACGTGACGACCTCCTGGCAATGGATGTGCGACAGGTCCATCGTCGTTCCCTCCAGATCGGCGTGGCGCCCGACGGCCGCCTCGACTTCGGCGCGCTCGGCCGAGTCGTCGATCCGAGAAACGATCCCGGTGTCGGCCCCCAGTCGATCACGGCCGAGCTCGAGCAGCCGGCGGATCTTCGTCTCGGTCTGCAGCGTCGGATCGGTCGTAATTCGGTGCAGGTCCCGCCGATAGCGCTCGTTCCGTGCCCGCCGGCAGTCGCGTTCGCGCACGGCGTCCGCCAGATCGTCGACCACCTCCGACAGCTGGCCGACCTCGTCGTCCCGATCGATGGTGAAGTCGATCGGTTCCTCGACGTCGGCGCGTCGGTCGCCGTCAGCCGGCGACTCGGCGGTTTCTGGTGCGGGTATCGGAGCATCTCCGCGGACCCGATCCACGAACCGTCGAAGGTCGCCGGTGAGCGCCTCGATATCGTTCGCTCGACCGGACCCGCTTCGGGCGGCGAGGCCGAGCAGGATCACTTCGGCTCCCGGTTTCGACGCCTCCCCCGCAGCAGCGATGCGCTCGAGTAGCACTTCACCGACGATTTCGAGCGGGCCGGCGAGTGCACTCAGGAGCCCGACCGCACTCGAGAGGATGGCGACAGTCTCAGCTGTGGCACCTGCGAGCGGTATTGCGTGGGCCACGGCAGTGAACATAGCCCCCGTACGAACCGAGCGGCAATGATACGTGTGGTTATGTTCTAGACACGGTCCGTGGAAGTCACGCTCGTTTCGACCGCCCCTCACGAACCGAGATTCGAGGCCACGAGTTCGGTACCGGCCAGTCCCGAACCGACCAGGACGGACGCGGGCTCTCGGTTTCGGAAGACACTATACACGTAGTGTCGCCACGTGAACCGAGATTACGCATATAACGGGTAGGCCGATACCGTCCGGTCACTTCGGACCAACTAGCATGACCAGCACCACACTAGATTACCACCACGATTCGATCAGTCTCCGGGTTATCGACGCTATCGCGAACGCGACGAATACCGACCCACACGAGCTCGATCCGCTGTACTACGTCGTTGACCCCGAAGCGCTCGATCAACTGTTTCAGTCCGACACGAGCACCTCCGTTCGCGTCGAATTCGAGTACGACGGCAGGCTGGTCGAAGTTCGAAGTGACGGCACCGTCGCGGTCGATGGAACGGTCCACGGACGAGCGTAAGCGACGAGCACTCGAAACGCGTTCAGTTCCGACCGCTCTCGCAGTCCGCAAACGCCACGTCAGCCCCGCCCGCCTCGAGCGTCACCGAGGTCATCGAACGACAGCGATCCGAACCCGATACTGGCCCCTATGCTGATCCCGCCACCGGCGTCGACACGGACAGAACGGACACCACCTGCGGAACTCCGCCTCCTCGCAGTCGCGACCGGACGGCGTCGCGACCACCTCGAAACCACACTCGAGGACGCCGGTTTCGGGGACGACGACTCCCCTCGATCCCTCGAGACGACGGCGACCCTGGCGGACGCACGAACTCGATTCGGAGAGATCGACTGTCTCGTCGTTGCACCGCCGACGGCGCCGATCGACGAAGACGCGCCCGAAGCCGAGTCGGCCTCCCGAGACGAGCGGGGAGACGGCGACGAACCCGTCGCGGAGCTCCTCGAGAGCATCAGGGCGAGCGCCCCCGATCTTCCGATTATCGTCCTCGCGAACGAACGGAGCCCCGAACTCGCGGACGCGGTTCGATCTCACGACTTGACCGCCGTTCTCGAACGCGACGACGTCTCCGACCACCTCGAGCGCCGCGCACGGGATCTCGTCGAACACCGCCGGTTGGCCGCGCTGACGCGGCGGACGCTCGCTGGCCTCGAGTTCACGGGCGGCGCGATCGCCATCGTCGGGCCCGACGGCCGGATCCAGTTCGCGAGTCGCGTGTTCGCGATGCAATTTGGCTACGATCGGGACTCGCTCCCCGGGCTGCCCTGGCGAGATCTGTTCACGGACGCGGCCGTCGCCCACCTCGAATCGACGGCGATCCCGACCGTCGCGGAGGGGTGGCGATGGACCGGCAACAGCACGGGCCGTCGAAAAACGGGGTCGACGTTTCCCGCCCAGCTCAGCGTCGACGGGCTGGAAGACGGAAGCCTCATTTTCGTCGTCACCGAGTCGGCCGGTGACGACAGCGAACGCTGACCGTCGTCGGGTTCGGGACCCGTGGCCTCGGCGTCGGTCTAGGTCCCGTGGTCCCAGCTTCCCATGTAGTCGCGCTGGGCGTCGGTCAGCGAATCGAAGTCGACGCCCTCGGCCTCGAGTTTGATCTCGGCGATCTCTTTGTCGAGTTCGTCGGGGACGTCGTAGACGCCCGACTCGTAGATGTCGCCGTTTTCGAGCAGTTCACGGACGCAGACGGCCTGGACGCCGAAGGACTGGTCCATCACCTCGACCGGGTGACCGAGCGAGACGGGGGCGGCCAGATTGACGAGTCTGCCTTCGGCGATGACGTTCAAGCGGCGACCGTCCGCCAGTTCGTAGGCCTCGACGCCCTCGCGGGCCTCGTAGCGGTCCACGGCGAGGTCGTCGAGCGCCTCGAGATCGATTTCGATGTCGAAGTGACCGGCGTTCGCCAGCAGGACGCCGTCTTTCATCTTCTCGAAGTGCTCCGCGACGATGACGTCGCGGTTGCCCGTCGTCGTCAGGAACACGTCGCCGATCTCGGCGGCCTCGTCCATCGGCATGACGTCGTAGCCCTCCATGTGTGCCTCGAGCGCGCGACGGGGCTCGACTTCGGTGACGACGACGTTCGCGTTCTGGCCCGCCGCCTTCTTCGCGACGCCTTTCCCGCAGTAGCCGTAGCCGGCGACGACGACGTTCTTCCCGGCCCACGACAGATTCGTCGTCATGGCGATCGACGCCAGCGACGACTCGCCGGTGCCGTGGACGTTGTCGAACAGGCGTTTCATCGGGGTGTCGTTGACCGCGAAGACGGGGTACTCGAGCGCGCCGTCGTCGTCCATCGCGCGCAGGCGGTGGACGCCGGTAGTCGTCTCCTCCGCACCGCCGATGATACCGTCGATCAACTCGGGATAGTCCTCGTGGATCGCGGCCACGAGGTCCATCCCGTCGTCGACGGTGATCGTGGGCTCGTGGGCGATGACGGTCTCGATGGCGTCGTAGTACTCCTCGTCGTCGACGCCGCGTCTGGCGTAGCTGGTGATGTTCTCGTGTGCGTCGAGCGCCGCCGAGACGTCGTCGTGCGTCGACAGCGGGTTACAGCCGGTGACGGCGACCTCCGCGCCGCCCTCAGCGAGTGCCTCGACGAGTATCGCCGTCTTGGCCTCGACGTGCATCGCCATCCCGATTCGTTCGCCAGCGAGCGGCTTGTCGGCGACGAACTCCTCGCGTACGTGTTCCATGATCGGCATGTGCTGTGCGGCCCAGTCCATCTTCCGGCGTCCCTCCTCGCGAGCGGACGCGACGTCGTCCAGTTGCTCGCTGATCGGAGGATACTCGGTGTCGGTCATGGGTCGACTGAGAGGGACCGAGGCCAAAACGCTACCGAACCGTTCCGGAGAGCGGCCTCGAGCGGTGAAAACGGGTGACGAAACAGGGCGGCAAAACGGTGGTGGGTGGAAACTACGTGTCTGATCGAACGCGGTCGTGTCGCGTTACTCGTCGGTCTCGTCGTCGGTCCCGTCAGTATCGTCTCCGCCCGACGGGCCGGCGTAGCTCGGCGGGCCGCCGGACCCGTCGTCGCCTTCGTCACTCGGTCCGCCGGCGTGATTCGGCGGGCCACCCGATTCCGCGCCGGGCCGATCGCCGCCCTCGTCCGGCGGACCCGCGTGTCCCGGCGGTGAACCCGGATTGTGCTCGAGAACGAAATTCGCGATCGAGAGGCTGATCGACTCGGTGGTAGCGTTCTGCTGGCTCGAGGCGAACTCGGAGACGAACGTGCCGAAGATCAGGCCGTCCCCGGGTTCGGTTTCGTTCGTCACCTCGTCACCGGCGGCGGTCAGCGTCGCCGTCGTCGTCGCCGTCTCGTTTCCGGCCGACGCGGTGGCCGAAACCGTGACTCGCTTTGCCGGTGCGGGGAGAGTGACCGTCCCGTTCCCGTCGGTCATGTACGTACCTGTACCCGCATACGTCGCGTTGTCGTCGGTCGTCGTTACGTCGACCGTCGCATCGGCGACCGCCGTGCCGTTCGACGTTACCGTGACGACGGAACTCTCGACGTCCACCGACAGCTCCCCGTCGGCATCCCCATCCTGTGCCAATGCCGCGCCGGCCAACGCGAACGCGGACAGGACGACTGCAGCGACCATCGCGATCGTGAGTAGTCGTCGATCCCTCATCCAGTCGTGACTATCACGGTTTCCTACGTAAATCCGGCCGGCAGTTCTCGGCGTTCACCTCGCTACGAAACCGATCGAGATTCGTTTTGGGAGTTTATCGCGGACTCTGAGCGTTTATTTTTGTTTTTGGAGTGTCGACACGTCGACGGCCCGAGTCCGCGTCTACTCGTCGACGCGAGCGGAAAGCGCCTCGGCCGCCTCGGTCGCTCGCTCCCGCACTGCCGTTTCGTCGAGCGTGAGAACGTCGCGGTCTCGCATGAGGACCCGACCGTCGCAGACGGTGTGGCGGACGTCGGCCGCCGCCGCCGCGTACGCGAGGTGACTGACGAGGTCGTGCTGTGGAGTCAGGTGGGGTCGCTCGAGGTCGATCACCGCGAGATCGGCCGGCGCACCCACCTCGAGACGACCGGACTCGAGGCCGATCGCTGCCGCGCTGCCCCCGGTCAGCATGTCGACGGCGGCCTCGGCGGGCACCGCGCTGGCGTCGTCGGCGGCGAGTTTTCCGAGCATGGCCGCGTCGCGGGCCTCGTCGAGCATCGAGAGGTCGTTGTTCGACGCCGCGCCGTCGGTTCCGAGGCCCACGGTGACGCCGGCCTCGATCATGCGTTGGACGGGTGCCATCCCGCTGGCGAGTTTCATGTTCGACGCCGGGCAGTGAACCACGCCGGTCCCGGCCTCGGCGAGCAGTTCGATTTCGGCGTCGTCGAAGTGGACCCCGTGCGCGACGAAATCCTCCGGTTCGAGCATCCCCAGTTCGGCCGCGTACTCGAGCGGCCGAACCCCGTGCTCGTCGACGATCGGCACGACCTCGGCTTCGGTCTCGTTCGCGTGGTAGTGGACCGGCAGGCCCGCCGCTCGCGCTTCGGGCACGAACTCGCGGAGGTAGTCGCTCCCGACGGTCGTCAGCGAGTGGGGCATGAACGCCGTCGAAATCCGGCCGTCGGCCGCACCGTCGTACTCGCGAGCGATCTCGAGGCTCGTCAGGGCGTCCTCGCGGGCCGCGTCGCCGTCCTTCCCGACGGTGACGATCCCGTGACCCAGGCGGGCGCGGAGGCCGGCCGTCTCGACCGCCGCGACGATCTCGGGGATGTGGAAGTACATGTCCGCGAACGCGGTCGTCCCGGATTTGATCATCTCGAGCAGCCCCAGTTCGGCACCGGCGCGGGCGTCTTCCGGCGTGAGTTCGCCCTCCGCGGGCCAGATGTCCTCCTGTAGCCACGCGTCGAGCGGCTTGTCGTCGGCGTACCCCCGCAGGAGCGTCATCGCGACGTGACAGTGACCGTTGACGAATCCGGGCGTGACCAGCGCGTTCGCGGCCTCGAGCGTCTCGTCGGCGTCGGCCGCGAGTTCGGGGCCGATATCGACGATCTCGCCGCGGGTCCGGTCGACCAGCACGTCAGCAGTCGTCACCGTCAGATCGGGTCCGAGGATCCGCCCCCCGGTGATCGCAAGCGTCGTCATGAACGCAGGGTTCTTCTCCGGCGGCCTTAGCCTGTCGATACCCTGTGGGGGACGAGCCACGGGGTTTAAGGGTTGTTTCGCCAACATGAGCACATGGACAATCGGACCGAGGGCGAGGGAGCGCTGACCGGCGACGGGGGCGGATATCCCCCGCGAGAGGCGCTCGAGGACGCGTGGACCGAACACAGCCGCTACGTCGGATTCGCCGCGGGCCTGTTCGCGGTCGGGATCGTCGTCGGAATCGCCCTCATGGCCGCCGGGTACAACTTGCTCGAGATCATCGAAGAGGCGGTCGGAGAGCCGCTGTTCCCGGATATCAGCGGGCAGAGCAAACTCGAACTCGCGCGCTTTCTGCTCGTGAACAACTCGCGGGCGTTCGTCCTCTCGATACTCGGCGTCCTCACCCTCGGGCTGCTCACGGCCTGGGCGATGCTCTTCAACGGGGTTATCGTCGGCAATATCGGCGCGTTCGTCGCCACGGACGCGGGGATCGGCTACATCCTCGTCGGCTTGCTCCCGCACG encodes the following:
- a CDS encoding amidohydrolase, producing MTTLAITGGRILGPDLTVTTADVLVDRTRGEIVDIGPELAADADETLEAANALVTPGFVNGHCHVAMTLLRGYADDKPLDAWLQEDIWPAEGELTPEDARAGAELGLLEMIKSGTTAFADMYFHIPEIVAAVETAGLRARLGHGIVTVGKDGDAAREDALTSLEIAREYDGAADGRISTAFMPHSLTTVGSDYLREFVPEARAAGLPVHYHANETEAEVVPIVDEHGVRPLEYAAELGMLEPEDFVAHGVHFDDAEIELLAEAGTGVVHCPASNMKLASGMAPVQRMIEAGVTVGLGTDGAASNNDLSMLDEARDAAMLGKLAADDASAVPAEAAVDMLTGGSAAAIGLESGRLEVGAPADLAVIDLERPHLTPQHDLVSHLAYAAAAADVRHTVCDGRVLMRDRDVLTLDETAVRERATEAAEALSARVDE
- a CDS encoding stage II sporulation protein M — encoded protein: MDNRTEGEGALTGDGGGYPPREALEDAWTEHSRYVGFAAGLFAVGIVVGIALMAAGYNLLEIIEEAVGEPLFPDISGQSKLELARFLLVNNSRAFVLSILGVLTLGLLTAWAMLFNGVIVGNIGAFVATDAGIGYILVGLLPHGIFELPALFVAAGVGFRLLYRVGQRVRGSRDAVFSKSYLYRTGILLVAGWLLLVVAAFVEAFVTPVLLETLFAEQVQAAS